From Buchnera aphidicola (Aphis helianthi), the proteins below share one genomic window:
- the fdx gene encoding ISC system 2Fe-2S type ferredoxin, which yields MPKIVFLPHKFILPKGAVCKCQKGETILNVALLNNIKLEHACEKSCACSTCHCIIRKGFFSLSGWSEKEEDVLDKAWGLESTSRLSCQAIIGDVDIEVEIPLYNANHVSEN from the coding sequence ATGCCTAAAATTGTTTTTTTACCTCATAAATTTATTTTACCAAAAGGTGCTGTTTGTAAATGTCAAAAGGGTGAAACTATTCTAAATGTTGCATTGCTTAATAATATTAAATTAGAACATGCATGTGAAAAATCATGTGCATGTAGTACTTGTCATTGTATTATACGAAAAGGTTTTTTTTCTCTTTCAGGATGGTCTGAAAAAGAAGAAGATGTATTAGATAAAGCATGGGGGCTTGAATCTACTAGTCGATTAAGTTGTCAAGCAATTATTGGAGATGTCGATATAGAAGTAGAAATTCCTTTATATAATGCAAACCATGTTTCTGAGAATTAA